The Alphaproteobacteria bacterium sequence ATTGCGGTGAATTTGGCGCACACATTTGTTTGGCAAGCATATAGCAAAGCTCATCATAAAAAGCACGTGCATCATCTTCCGAGGTAAAATAATTACCCTTCCAACCCCAATATGTCCAAGCACCAGCCAAACGATGAAACACTTGTTTTGCGCTTGATTCAAACGTATAACGTTCTTTTTCAGGGCATTTAGAAAGTTTCGCCTCGTCAGCTACTTGACGCCAAAGCCAAGAAGGCACAGCATTTTCTTCAACAGGTTTTAAAAATTTAGGGACGCCTGCTTTTCTGAAATATTTTTGCGCTAATACGTCTGTTGCAACTTGCGACCATTCTTGCGGCACTTCAATGTTTTGAATCTGAAAAACAATAGACCCATCTGGATTTTTGATTTCGCTACTCGTCTCATGAAATTGGATATTATCGTAGGGCAAGGTGCCAGATTGTGTGAAACGACGCGCGAATTTCATGAGATGCTCCATATTCTCTCTTATACTATATGTAGTATGTAATACGAAAAATACCCCCATGACAAGACTAGAAATAGTTTTTTTTATGTGTTAGGATTGGGTCACCAAAGATGATATATCTGTAAATTCAATATGTTGAATTGGTTTAGGTCATGCATATAGATTTTATGCAAAAAAATTTATTATTTTTTTCAAAAAGGCTTACATGCAGCCGAACAAAATATATAAAAGACCTTCAACTGCATGCAACTAGGGAAGTCACAAAAACGTCAATGTCTTTTTTTACTTCAACAAAGTATCAGCCTCAACAAAAAGTTCTTTTAATTCCCTATCAATTACCTTGCAACTTAAACCACGCGGACCTTCTTGCATGCTTATAAATTGAGCAATTGTACCCAAAAGATGTTTAACCTTTCCTGTTGCACCAAACTTTTCTTCCAATTTCCTTTTTATTTCAGTTTGCTTCAAAACATTAGCTTCGTGATTCTGGCAAAACTCTACAATAGGGGTCCTATACGATGACATTTTTTCGCCTACTGCATAAGAGTGTCCTGCAGCTAACAAAATAACCAACGTTAAGAAACAAGTTGTTTTTTTCATGTTTGATCTCCCATCTTATTTTTTAATTTATTTGGTCTACTTTCTCAGTATAATCTCAATGTATTAATTTTACGTTAAAAATATTACAATTTATCAAAATTATATATCAGTAAATTCAATACAATTGCATTAATACAAAAAATATATATGGAATTTTAATTCGACAATCGCATTTAATACTTTTGACTATGTGGTTAGTTAACTTTTAAAACTCTTTCACCAATCGCATACAATATAAAATCATACACACATCGCCAATCAAACAATCTATTTACCGGCTATCGACCTGTTTAATGCAGCAGAAAGCTGCATAAATTCTCCTCTGTTTGCTGTACATTCTTTACCATCTTTTAAACGTACCAAAGAAGTATGCAACCCAAGATAATTTAATGTTTCCTTCATAGGAAATTTGTCCTGACCTCCAAATTTTTCATGTAAGGCAGCACCTATTTTGTTATATGAAGCTAGATTTTCTTTATATTTTGGACAAGAATTTGTCAAAGGACTAAGATCTGTTACATTTGAAGAACTTTTAAATTCTTCAGGAATCAAAGAATAACTATAAACATCCATAAAAACAAACCCTAGACTTAAAAGACAAATTTCTTTTTTTATTTTATTCTCCTTTGTTTGTTTTATACAAAACTTAATCTTTTATTTAATCTGATTATAAGGCAAACCTTCAAAAGCATTTTTCTTAATGACCTTTAACTTGCCATCAACTTTTTTAACTGCTTCATCTTTTGTAAAGTCATATTTTTGATTTATCTTACCCAACAATTTTTGTTTATATGTTTCAAGCTGATCTATACGTTTTTTTATATCGCCCACTAACTTTTCATATTCACCAGGAATACCTTCTGAAGCATCATCTTGGCCACGTGCCTTAAGATAATTATCCAATTTCATTTTATATTTATCTATTTTTTGCGTTACTTTTGAACGCATTTCCTCCTTTATTTTATTAACTTTATCCACATCCGGCTTTACAGCTTCCACTTTTGGAACCACTGCCTGCATTTTTACCTCTGGTTTCGCATCTTCGGCATAAGCAACCTGCCCTAAAGATAAAGCGACGAAAGATGAAAAAAGAATGATACGCATGATGTAATCCCTCACTAAAAGATCTAAAAAGATCATGTTTATAGTTTAATTTTAAGGGAAAATTGTTAAAAAATCATTAAAATTATACATCATATTGTTTTTATTAATGACATTTTAATGAGAATATTATACTTACCCTGCCAAACAATTTTTCCGTGGTAATAAGCTGTAATCGATAGACTTGAGAAGCAGACAAGGAACAACGAATGAAGTGGATCCTTATATACATGAGTAAGGCGTGACTATGTATCTTTCCAACGTCTATCGACTACATTTCTAAACTTATCCCCAAAAACACTTAACAAGTCTGTGGATAAGAATGAGTATAGATAGGGATAAAAGCTTTTCATGGAATGCGCTTTAATAGCAAAAAAACCTTGTTATCTTTAAATAAAAATACTAAATACTTAAACATAAAATAAATTAAATACACAATATATCATAGAAAGACAATATAAGTAAAGAAAGTAGCTTTTTTAATCACCGCCTTAACTTTGCACTCAGATCCTCATGTATAAAGAATACACGAAGGAACCCGTGCCGAATCTTCTATCACTCGCCTCACATTAGCGAATTTCGAAAGATGTCTATTGACTCTCTTCCCACGTAAGTGACGAATAACGCTTTATAACTTAAAGCGAAAATATTATTACATTGTTAAAACCTAACTTTAGCGCCCAGAAATCCTGCAAAAATACTATGAAATTTGGTTTCAAAGCGTTTTAATTTATGGTGTCTAACGCCCAAATAAATTTCAGTTGCGGCACTATCAATATTTTGCACAAGAAAAGCACCTGTTAAAAAACAAAGATCTCTATTTTCTTGAATGTGTCTTGCAATACCACGATCAACTGATATAGCTGTATCGCCTATTGCAAAAGGTTTCATTATATACCCGATTTTTCCATGATAGAAACGTGGATGGTGACGATGAGAATCGTGACGATGGATTGCTATTTCTCGGAAGCCTGACCCTCCTCCTATATTAAACCCAGAAGGAAAAAGAATGGAGACAGATCCATTTGTTTGTTTATATTTTTTACGATTTTTAGCATGTGCGACTGAACCTTGAATTTCAGTACCGTAAACTTTGCCATTGTAATTTAAACCCATATCATAGGAATTTTGCATAACATGACTACCACCAATACTAAAACCATACACATCTGGGGAATCCCATCGAAAACGATCACGCCTTGAAAGCCCATCCATAGAATTGTAAACATCACCAACAATCGGCCCCTCATTGTCTACTTTTTTGACATGTTTTTTTCTAAAACTAAGTCCGCCAGTCATTGCATCTGCTGAACAGCCAAGTGCTACGACATCTGTTTTAGATAAATCGTTTTCTGATGTTGTATCAGATCGCGTATGACCATGACCAATTGAAAAAGTACCAAAATCTTTGCTTATAAAGACCGCTTCAGTTTCACGTTGAAGAAAATGTACGGCACCGCTGTCGCTTGAAATATCAGTTTCAGAACTATCATTCGATTGCATTTCAAATGAAAAATTCGCACCGATCGTAAAACTGTCTGATACTTTTGAACGACCATAAACTTTTATACGGCTAGAACTGTTATCATTATCAACATGAAGTAAACGTTGTTTTATACCATTATCAGCATAAGTCATTGCACGATTAACATGACCACTTAAAGAAACAGATGCAACTTCAGTCCCAGATCTAACCAATAATTTTTCAGGCTTAGCTTTTTCTTGAATGGGTTGCGTTTTGATTATTTCATGTGGAAAAGGAAGGGGTGTGAAATGTCTTTTGGATTCAAGTGACCCCGCGTAAAGGTTAGGTGAGATATTTCCGAGCAAAATGATTATAAAAAAGAAACGTAAAGAATGGACCATTTTTCTTCCCAATATTTTTTGTGTTTACATTACGTTGCCTGAAACAAAATAAGGGGTCAACGTAATTCGAAAAAAAATGCTTAAACTATTTATCCTAGTGATTTTTGAACAATATTTTCAAGACTTATACATAATTCATTCGCGATTGCGTTATCTTTTGATTTGATGCCGTGTTTTATAATAACGTGGAGTGCATCGATATGTGCTTTAAGAACAATCGGATTGAGAGGTAAAGTTTTATGGATTTCAAGATAGACGTTTAAGTTTTTTGCAATATCGCTTATGAGAGGATGACCAAAAGTAGCGCCTTCGCCTTTAAGTTCATGTGATATATTTTCAATAATCGTTCTTAGTGCTTTAGATATGGGTTCTGTTGGATTTTCTGCAATTTCATTGCACGCTTTTTGGAGGTTTTGGATAACAATATTTGCTTTAGAAATGAATATATTCTCGTATTTTTCGACTAGAGAATTTGCCATTTCAAGAGACATTTTTGAAACGCCACCATTTCCTATTTTTGCTTTTAAATTATTTGGAGGAATAACAATTGTATAGTCATTTTTACCAGGTTTTTTATTTTGTTGATCCATTTAGTTTTTCCTAATCTAAATTAAGCTGCAGCCACTCTTCTATCTTCACTTTGTTGTGGAAAGTCTTTAACGCGCCGATCTGGTCCAAAATATGTTTTTGTTTTGATGAAAGGACGGGGCGCTTCAATGATTGTAGCTAAGATTCTTGCTAAAGATGCCGGCGTGAAGGGCTTTGTTAAAAAGGCATTTGCACCCGCATCACGTGATTTTTTTATATGATCGAGTGTTGAATGTGCTGAAATCATGATAATGGGGACGTATGGATCTGGGCTGTTATCTGGATTACGCATTTGTTTTAGAAATTCAATGCCATCCATTGGCGACATAACCCAATTGGTGAAAATAACATCGACGCGACTTTGCTTAAGTGTCGCTAATGCTTCACTGCCGTCACTTGCTTCGATGACGCGTGTGCACCCAAAACAAAAAAGGACGTCTTTTAAAAGTTTACGAATATGTGCGCTATCATCAACAATTAATGGAAAAATCTTATCAAAACGATAATTGCCATAATGTGGTGATGCTGCATTCATAAGTTTTTTCCTTTTAGACCCTTTCTTATGATTATAGTACGCGCTATAAAAGAAGAAATAGTTTTTTTCATCCAGAATGCAAATAGTGGGACATTATGGCAGGACATTCACAGTTTAAAAATATTATGCATCGTAAAGGTGCTCAGGACAAAAAACGTGCTAAAGTTTTTACAAAACTTATTCGTGAAATCACAGTTTCAGCCAAAACGGGGCTCCCTGATCCACAAGCAAATCCAAGATTAAGGGCTGCAATATCGGCAGCAAGAATAGCCAATATGCCCAAAGATACGATCGATCGTGCGATTAAAAAAGCAATCGGTGGTGATGATTCTGCAACATATGAAGAAATTCGTTATGAGGGGTATGGACCAGCGGGTGTTGCTGTCATCGTTGAAGTACTGACAGATAATCGTAACAGAGCAGCATCCGAAGTGCGTGCCGCTTTTTCTAAATACGCAGGTGCTTTAGGTGAAACTAATAGTGTTAGTTTTATGTTTGATAGGTTAGGATTGATTACATATCCCGAGCAAATAGGTGATTATGAAAAGGTGTTTGAGGCGAGTGTTGAAGCTGGTGCTGATGACCTTGAGCTCAATGACGATATATACGAAATTACTTGTGCACCTGATGATTTAAATCAAGTGCGTGAAAATTTAGAAAAAACTTTTGGTGAAGCCTCAACGATGAGCCTTACATGGCGTCCTAAAACTTTATCGCCTGTTAACGAGAAACAAGCAGAAACATTGATTAAGTTGATTGATGTTTTAGAAGATAATGATGACGTTCAAGATGTTTTCGCAAATTATGATATGCCGGCAGAGTTTATTGAAAAACTTAGTAAATGACTTACTCACATATGATTAGTAATTGTTCATATTATGAGGCAAAGTCTAGAAAGCACGAGAACTGGAACGGAATGTACTTCTTTATACATGAGTACCGGAAGCAGAGTGCTGACGACGAATTTGGCCATAAAAGGGACAATTAAATGGCTTCTAGGCTTATTTTAGGATTAGACCCCGGCTTACGTTTTACAGGTTGGGGCATCATAACCGTGCAAGGCTATGCATTACGCGCTGTTGCTAATGGTGTTATTGCTGTCCCTGTTGATCTGCCTTTGCCTGAACGTTTGGCTTTTTTATTTCGGGAATTATCGATTGTTATTACGGAATTTAAACCAGAAGAGGCTGCCATTGAAGAAACATTTGCTAATACAAATGCGGCATCGACGCTTAAATTAGGATTGGCACGTGGCGTTGTTATGTTGGCCCCTGCGCATTTTGGCTTAAAAGTTGCAGAATATACAGCGAATCAAGTAAAAAAAGCTGTTGTTGGTAAAGGTCATGCTGATAAAACACAAGTTCAAATGATGGTGAAGATGATTTTACCTGGTGTTGATTTTAAAAAAGCAGATGCAGCAGACGCTTTAGCGGTCGCCATTTGTCATGCGCATCATCAGTCAACTTTACGCCAATGGAGCAAAGCGTTATGAAAAACAAGCTAAGCATACCCGAACAGTTTCAATATGTGGGTAGGAAGATGAGCGGTAAGGCACGCGGAGTGTATTTCTTCATACATGAGCATGTCGAATCCCGAAATCTGACGCCCTCCACAGATTGAAAGAGGAGGGTATAATGATTGGTAAACTACGCGGCATCCACGATTCATCAAGTGCTGATTCTGTTATTTTAGATGTATCGGGTGTAGGCTATTTAGTTTTTGCGTCAACGCAAACTTTGCGTGCATTACCATCTGTGGGACAGGAAGCCACACTTTTAATTGAAACGCATGTACGTGAAGAGTATATTCATCTTTATGGGTTTCTCTCGAGTGATGAACGTTTATGGTTTAGGCATCTTTTTACCGTGCAAGGTGTAGGCGGGCGTGTTGCATTGGCTATTTTGTCAGCTTTGCCTTTAAATCAATTGATTAATGCGATTGCGAGCGAAGATAAAAAAATGCTTTCAAAGGCTGATGGTGTTGGTCCCAAATTGGCTGTGCGTATTGTGACGGAACTTCGTGAAAAAGCCCGTTCTTATCTAGGTTTTGCAGGTATTTCATCAAAAGCTGTTGGTGGCGAGGATGTTGTGGTTTCTATGACAGGTAGTAATGCAAATACCCATGATGCAATTTCGGCGCTTATCAATTTAGGCTATGGGCGTCAGGATGCATTTACGATTGTGCACCAACAATTACAAAAACAACCCGATTTAAGTTTAGATTTACTTATTAAAGCAGCCCTTAAGGAATTAAGTCAAAAATGAGCTCAACTAATTTAGCCCAAAATTTAGACGATTCCCTTGATGATAATCGTGTTATTGGCGCGCGTTTTATGGATGAAGATCATGTTGAAAAATCTTTACGTCCTCAAACCTTAGAAGAATTTATTGGTCAAGATAAATTGCGCGATAATTTACGTGTTTTTGTGCAAGCAGCACGTGAACGCAAGCAATCACTTGATCATGTTTTACTTTATGGTCCACCTGGTTTAGGTAAAACAACACTCGCTCAAATTGTAGCACGCGAAATGGGTGTGGGATTTAAAGCAACTTCTGCACCGATTATAACAAAAACAGGAGATCTTGCTGCAATTTTAACGAATTTACAACCTAATGACGTATTGTTTATTGATGAAATACATCGTTTGACGCCCCAAATTGAAGAAGTTTTATACCCTGCAATGGAAGATCAGCGTTTAGATCTTATTATAGGTGAAGGACCATCCGCTAGAACTATCCAAATTGATTTGGCGCCTTTTACGTTGGTAGGTGCTACAACACGATCCGGTCTTATTACAATGCCACTTCGAGAACGTTTCGGTATTCCCTTGTTATTAAGTTATTATACGCATGATGAATTGGCATTGATTGTATCGCGTAATGCAAAATTGTTGGATGTGAAGATTACTGATGATGGTGGATATGAAATCGCAAAACGATCACGCGGCACGCCGCGGATTGCTGGACGCCTTTTAAGACGTGTGCGTGACTTTGCATCCGTTCTTAAAAAATCGCCTATTACAGCACAAATAGCTGATGAAGTGTTATTGCGGTTGGAGGTTGATAAAACAGGTCTTGATGCCTTGGATCGTCGCTATTTAAAATGTTTGGCTGAAAATTATGCAGGTGGTCCTGTGGGTGTTGAAACCTTGGCGGCGTTTTTATCCGAACAACGGGATATGCTTGAAGAAGTGATTGAACCTTATCTGATGCAAAAAGGACTCATTCAACGGACACCACGCGGTCGTATGTTATCAAGTTTAGGGTATGAACATCTAGGGTTGAGTCGTTTAACATCAGAATAAAAAATGCTATTATCACTAGGTTTATCTTAATTCTTTTTATAGTTATAAAAAAAACATTATAATTATTTCCTTTTCTCATTAATATGATAACATGAATAGTAATACCTTAATGCAACCTATAGTTGTATTCTTGTCAAAATAAAAAAAATGATAGGAATTAATATGTATCCCGAAAGCCTTGAAGAATCTGAAATAAAAGCAAAAAAAGCGTTCAGTAAAATAAAATTACATTCCTTGAAGTGTCACCCTAATAACTTTGCCATATGGTATGAATTTTTTGGTGGTAGATATAAAGATTTACAGACAAAAATTGATCAGTATGAAAAAAGTGAAAAAACACTTGATGATAAAACCTGTGAAGAATTGTATGTAGAATTTTTTACCTTTCAAAAAGAGCATGAAAATGTTCTCGATATTTCAGGTAAAATTACTGATTCAATTGGATCTATTGGGGATCAAGTCAGTGCCGTTCTTAAATCGAGTTCTGCGTTAGATAAAGCACTTGAATATACAAGTAAAAAAATAGAAACTATTTCTACGATAACAGAACTTAAAGACATTATTTCAGATTTAATCAAAAAAAACAAAGATGTCTATGATCAAAACAAAAAATTTAAAGAAATAGCTGAAAAAACAAACCAAGATATTTTGGGGTTAAAAAAAGAATTGGAAGATTCTTATGTAAAAGGTGCAACGGATTCTTTAACAGGGTTAGGAAATTATAGGT is a genomic window containing:
- a CDS encoding porin, which produces MVHSLRFFFIIILLGNISPNLYAGSLESKRHFTPLPFPHEIIKTQPIQEKAKPEKLLVRSGTEVASVSLSGHVNRAMTYADNGIKQRLLHVDNDNSSSRIKVYGRSKVSDSFTIGANFSFEMQSNDSSETDISSDSGAVHFLQRETEAVFISKDFGTFSIGHGHTRSDTTSENDLSKTDVVALGCSADAMTGGLSFRKKHVKKVDNEGPIVGDVYNSMDGLSRRDRFRWDSPDVYGFSIGGSHVMQNSYDMGLNYNGKVYGTEIQGSVAHAKNRKKYKQTNGSVSILFPSGFNIGGGSGFREIAIHRHDSHRHHPRFYHGKIGYIMKPFAIGDTAISVDRGIARHIQENRDLCFLTGAFLVQNIDSAATEIYLGVRHHKLKRFETKFHSIFAGFLGAKVRF
- a CDS encoding response regulator; this translates as MNAASPHYGNYRFDKIFPLIVDDSAHIRKLLKDVLFCFGCTRVIEASDGSEALATLKQSRVDVIFTNWVMSPMDGIEFLKQMRNPDNSPDPYVPIIMISAHSTLDHIKKSRDAGANAFLTKPFTPASLARILATIIEAPRPFIKTKTYFGPDRRVKDFPQQSEDRRVAAA
- a CDS encoding YebC/PmpR family DNA-binding transcriptional regulator, whose product is MAGHSQFKNIMHRKGAQDKKRAKVFTKLIREITVSAKTGLPDPQANPRLRAAISAARIANMPKDTIDRAIKKAIGGDDSATYEEIRYEGYGPAGVAVIVEVLTDNRNRAASEVRAAFSKYAGALGETNSVSFMFDRLGLITYPEQIGDYEKVFEASVEAGADDLELNDDIYEITCAPDDLNQVRENLEKTFGEASTMSLTWRPKTLSPVNEKQAETLIKLIDVLEDNDDVQDVFANYDMPAEFIEKLSK
- the ruvC gene encoding crossover junction endodeoxyribonuclease RuvC, which translates into the protein MASRLILGLDPGLRFTGWGIITVQGYALRAVANGVIAVPVDLPLPERLAFLFRELSIVITEFKPEEAAIEETFANTNAASTLKLGLARGVVMLAPAHFGLKVAEYTANQVKKAVVGKGHADKTQVQMMVKMILPGVDFKKADAADALAVAICHAHHQSTLRQWSKAL
- the ruvA gene encoding Holliday junction branch migration protein RuvA, coding for MIGKLRGIHDSSSADSVILDVSGVGYLVFASTQTLRALPSVGQEATLLIETHVREEYIHLYGFLSSDERLWFRHLFTVQGVGGRVALAILSALPLNQLINAIASEDKKMLSKADGVGPKLAVRIVTELREKARSYLGFAGISSKAVGGEDVVVSMTGSNANTHDAISALINLGYGRQDAFTIVHQQLQKQPDLSLDLLIKAALKELSQK
- the ruvB gene encoding Holliday junction branch migration DNA helicase RuvB, with amino-acid sequence MDEDHVEKSLRPQTLEEFIGQDKLRDNLRVFVQAARERKQSLDHVLLYGPPGLGKTTLAQIVAREMGVGFKATSAPIITKTGDLAAILTNLQPNDVLFIDEIHRLTPQIEEVLYPAMEDQRLDLIIGEGPSARTIQIDLAPFTLVGATTRSGLITMPLRERFGIPLLLSYYTHDELALIVSRNAKLLDVKITDDGGYEIAKRSRGTPRIAGRLLRRVRDFASVLKKSPITAQIADEVLLRLEVDKTGLDALDRRYLKCLAENYAGGPVGVETLAAFLSEQRDMLEEVIEPYLMQKGLIQRTPRGRMLSSLGYEHLGLSRLTSE
- a CDS encoding GGDEF domain-containing protein, whose protein sequence is MYPESLEESEIKAKKAFSKIKLHSLKCHPNNFAIWYEFFGGRYKDLQTKIDQYEKSEKTLDDKTCEELYVEFFTFQKEHENVLDISGKITDSIGSIGDQVSAVLKSSSALDKALEYTSKKIETISTITELKDIISDLIKKNKDVYDQNKKFKEIAEKTNQDILGLKKELEDSYVKGATDSLTGLGNYRLFQKKLIHFCDIARSSNSALCVLFVDIDNFNAFNKNYGLKNGDLVLRFLARMLMKIFGEECFIARAADDEFAIILPKEDLKSAKDKAERMRILLTQNNIINKATGEDLGKITVSVGLADYNNEGSLHLFLERVKSALFVARQSGCNRVVCQNRRKNNQFE